The Drosophila subobscura isolate 14011-0131.10 chromosome A, UCBerk_Dsub_1.0, whole genome shotgun sequence genome includes the window aacataatatatataaatatatgataTATAATTTTGTAAGTAAAGGAGAGAATGGAATTGATTGGATAATTTGTTGTTCCGCGGTCTACTCAAGTTAAATGGGTTAAACTCGTATTTTCctagatatatgtatggtatattttgaaattataaggtatatttcggtatatttatgaGGGTTAAGTGGTAAATTCTATCGGCAaattcgcggtcacactgctgcaaTCATAGCtgtaattgtttgttttgacaCAATTTTGTTTCCTGAAAATAGCTTGAAAAATGTCTGGGAAGTCACAGCTAACTCTGCCCGATGAGGAACTGGATTGGATACAACTGCGCCAGGACCTGGGACCCGTGATTGAGGTGGAAACCACCAAGGAAAAGCTACAGCGCAAAATTAAGGAGAACCCACTGGTTCCGCTTGGTAAGCGGTCGGCGGCATTTCGACACAATTTCTGTTATgtaaaaacaataatataGTAATTAATGTGCTTGCACTTCGCCCCTACATAGGATGCATAGCCACTACCGCTGCGCTCACAATGGGCTTGTATAATTTCCGCACTGGCAATCGCAAGATGTCCCAAATGATGATGCGCACCCGTATCGCTGCCCAGGGATTCACTGTGGCCGCCTTAATTGTTGGCGTTGTGATGACCTATGGCGAAAAGAAATCCAACTAATTGATATTAAAGAGCATTAATCGCATTAATAGCAATTGTAGCTTTAAAACCAAACC containing:
- the LOC117894122 gene encoding HIG1 domain family member 2A, mitochondrial, whose translation is MSGKSQLTLPDEELDWIQLRQDLGPVIEVETTKEKLQRKIKENPLVPLGCIATTAALTMGLYNFRTGNRKMSQMMMRTRIAAQGFTVAALIVGVVMTYGEKKSN